A genomic segment from Treponema sp. Marseille-Q3903 encodes:
- the mtaB gene encoding tRNA (N(6)-L-threonylcarbamoyladenosine(37)-C(2))-methylthiotransferase MtaB, with product MPNYNTIRIETLGCRLNQIESEGMSRFFLSCDFLVDMSNITSSSAENEDVVLCVVNTCTVTQKAEQKARRIIRLLLTKCPNAAVLVTGCYAQLSPEKIKQIDERICVIGGQIKSRIAEVPQLIKKYFDNLLEKKLYNPVKLAELIDSEIGKTPQEKPTYPENSFKLSATSLIAHSRASLKIQDGCNNNCSYCAIHMARGHSVSIEVETAIERVKQMEKEGQSEVVLTTVNISQYHGKYKNGYCNFSKLLKILLENTDKINFRISSLYPEIVDDEFCAAISDKRVRPHFHISVQTGSDKILRLMNRTYTASDVVNACRKLRQAKTNPFIACDIITGFPGETDEDFEKTMKLCELCDFSWVHAFVFSERPGTPAANMKNKVAQVTADERSKRVTAWAIKNKIKYIENFINAELDAIFETVKRPAVLSPFSSDFIYHAVTENFIHCEIHCQNGNLSNQQHRVKILKTLREKISKGGEIEAAAELLNSCT from the coding sequence TTGCCAAACTATAACACAATCAGAATTGAAACTCTTGGATGTCGCCTGAACCAGATTGAAAGTGAAGGAATGTCAAGATTTTTTTTAAGCTGCGATTTTCTTGTCGATATGTCAAATATCACATCTTCTTCTGCTGAAAATGAAGATGTAGTTCTTTGTGTTGTAAATACATGCACAGTAACGCAGAAAGCGGAACAGAAAGCGCGCCGAATAATTAGATTGCTGTTGACTAAATGTCCTAATGCTGCTGTCCTTGTCACTGGCTGTTACGCGCAATTATCACCGGAAAAAATAAAGCAGATTGACGAAAGAATCTGCGTGATAGGTGGGCAGATAAAAAGCCGTATAGCAGAAGTCCCACAATTAATCAAAAAATATTTTGATAATTTACTTGAAAAAAAACTTTATAACCCTGTAAAGCTCGCAGAGTTAATCGATTCAGAAATCGGTAAAACGCCGCAAGAAAAACCAACCTATCCTGAAAATTCATTTAAACTTTCCGCAACTTCTTTAATTGCGCATTCGCGTGCAAGCCTGAAAATTCAAGATGGCTGCAACAATAACTGTTCTTATTGTGCAATTCACATGGCTCGTGGGCACAGCGTTTCAATAGAAGTCGAGACGGCAATTGAGCGTGTGAAACAGATGGAAAAAGAAGGGCAGTCAGAAGTAGTTCTCACGACAGTCAATATTTCACAGTATCATGGGAAATATAAAAATGGTTATTGTAATTTTTCAAAACTTCTAAAAATTCTTTTGGAAAATACAGATAAAATCAACTTTAGAATTTCAAGCCTCTATCCAGAAATTGTAGATGATGAATTTTGTGCTGCAATTTCAGATAAAAGAGTTCGCCCTCATTTTCACATTTCTGTACAAACAGGGTCAGATAAAATCTTACGATTGATGAACAGGACTTACACAGCTTCCGATGTCGTAAATGCGTGCCGTAAGTTGCGTCAGGCAAAAACAAACCCTTTTATCGCATGTGATATAATCACCGGTTTTCCCGGCGAGACTGACGAAGACTTTGAGAAGACGATGAAGCTCTGTGAGCTGTGTGATTTCTCTTGGGTTCATGCATTTGTGTTTTCAGAGCGTCCGGGAACGCCTGCAGCAAATATGAAAAATAAAGTCGCTCAAGTGACAGCTGACGAGCGCTCAAAACGAGTGACTGCATGGGCGATAAAAAATAAGATAAAATATATTGAGAATTTTATAAATGCGGAATTAGACGCAATTTTTGAAACTGTAAAACGCCCTGCTGTTTTGTCGCCTTTTTCATCAGATTTCATATATCACGCTGTAACAGAAAATTTTATTCACTGTGAGATTCATTGTCAAAATGGAAATCTTTCAAATCAACAACACCGAGTAAAAATACTCAAAACGCTAAGAGAAAAAATATCAAAAGGCGGTGAAATAGAAGCCGCCGCAGAATTGCTGAATAGTTGCACTTGA